From a single Microbacterium terrisoli genomic region:
- the pgi gene encoding glucose-6-phosphate isomerase — MSAPIDPTTTSAWAELLQQKAQLKPDLRGWFATDPDRADRLSFDAADLHVDLSKNLVTDQVVASLVRLAEQTGVGERFAQMLSGVHINTTEDRAVLHTALRRPAGATAELVVDGQDVDHDVHEVLDRMRAFADRVREGSWNGVTGKKVTHVVNIGIGGSDLGPVMVYEALKPYADAGIEARFISNIDPTDLAQTTSDLDPETTLFIVASKTFTTLETLTNARLARDWLWSGLQAAGAIDGSDQQKKDAVAHHFVAVSTALDKVAAFGIDTDNAFGFWDWVGGRYSVDSAIGLSLELALGPDVFEELLAGFHAIDEHVASTPLERNVPVLMGLLNVWYNNLLGAQSHAVLPYAQLLHRFPAYLQQLTMESNGKSVRWDGSPVVTDTGEVFWGEPGTNGQHAFYQLIHQGTRLIPADFIGFANPAYPLKDGDRDVHGLFLANFLAQTKALAFGKTAEEVEAEGTTGPLVAARTFSGNRPTTSIFAPALTPRVLGELIALYEHITFTQGTVWGINSFDQWGVELGKQLALQIAPAIEGDEDAVAAQDASTRGLLEYYAAHRS, encoded by the coding sequence ATGAGCGCTCCGATCGATCCCACGACCACCTCCGCCTGGGCCGAACTGCTGCAGCAGAAGGCGCAGCTGAAGCCCGACCTGCGCGGCTGGTTCGCCACCGACCCGGACCGCGCCGATCGGCTGTCGTTCGACGCGGCCGACCTGCACGTCGACCTATCGAAGAACCTCGTCACCGATCAGGTCGTCGCCTCGCTCGTGCGCCTGGCCGAGCAGACCGGGGTCGGCGAGCGCTTCGCGCAGATGCTCTCCGGCGTCCACATCAATACGACCGAAGACCGTGCCGTGCTGCACACGGCTCTGCGCCGACCCGCCGGCGCCACAGCCGAACTGGTGGTCGACGGACAGGACGTCGATCACGACGTCCACGAGGTGCTCGACCGCATGCGCGCGTTCGCCGACCGGGTGCGCGAGGGCTCGTGGAACGGCGTGACCGGCAAGAAGGTCACACACGTGGTCAACATCGGCATCGGCGGATCGGATCTCGGCCCGGTCATGGTCTACGAGGCCCTCAAGCCGTATGCCGATGCCGGCATCGAGGCGCGGTTCATCTCGAACATCGACCCCACAGACCTCGCCCAGACCACGTCAGACCTCGACCCCGAGACGACGCTGTTCATCGTGGCATCCAAGACGTTCACGACGCTCGAGACGCTCACGAACGCGCGGCTGGCCCGCGACTGGCTGTGGTCAGGATTGCAGGCTGCGGGCGCGATCGACGGGTCCGACCAGCAGAAGAAAGATGCCGTGGCCCACCACTTCGTCGCGGTCTCGACGGCGCTCGACAAGGTGGCCGCGTTCGGCATCGACACCGACAACGCGTTCGGGTTCTGGGACTGGGTCGGCGGCCGGTATTCGGTCGACTCGGCGATCGGACTGTCGCTTGAGCTCGCACTCGGCCCCGACGTGTTCGAGGAGCTGCTGGCGGGGTTCCACGCAATCGACGAGCACGTGGCATCCACTCCTCTCGAACGCAACGTGCCGGTGCTGATGGGCCTGCTCAACGTCTGGTACAACAACCTGCTGGGCGCCCAGTCGCACGCGGTGCTGCCGTATGCGCAGCTGCTGCACCGGTTCCCGGCCTACCTGCAGCAGTTGACGATGGAATCCAACGGCAAGTCCGTGCGCTGGGACGGGTCGCCGGTGGTCACCGACACCGGCGAGGTGTTCTGGGGCGAGCCGGGCACGAACGGGCAGCACGCGTTCTATCAGTTGATCCACCAGGGCACGCGGCTGATCCCGGCCGACTTCATCGGCTTCGCCAACCCCGCCTACCCGCTCAAGGACGGCGACCGTGACGTGCACGGGCTGTTCCTGGCCAACTTCCTCGCGCAGACCAAGGCGCTCGCGTTCGGCAAGACCGCCGAAGAGGTCGAGGCCGAAGGGACGACCGGGCCCCTGGTGGCTGCGCGCACGTTCAGCGGCAACCGCCCGACGACGTCGATCTTCGCGCCGGCGCTGACGCCGCGGGTGCTCGGCGAGCTCATCGCGCTGTACGAGCACATCACGTTCACGCAGGGCACGGTGTGGGGCATCAACTCGTTCGATCAGTGGGGCGTTGAGCTCGGCAAGCAGCTCGCGCTGCAGATCGCTCCGGCGATCGAGGGAGACGAAGACGCGGTGGCCGCGCAGGATGCCTCGACCCGCGGGCTGCTGGAGTACTACGCGGCGCACCGCTCCTGA
- a CDS encoding aldo/keto reductase, which produces MAQAITITDVGTVKRLGFGAMRITGPGVWGEPADPDAAHEVLRKAVEWGVDFIDTADSYGPEVSERLIAETLHPYPAGLHIATKAGQVRPGPHKWVPVGRPEYLRQQLEMSLRRLKLDTIDLFQLHRVDPKVDSADQFGELAKFQSEGKVRAIGLSAVTVEQIEEAGRYFTVASVQNRYNNADRASQEVLDYCTAHGIPFIPYAPLDSGKLFSSTGAVDAVAARLGVSTSQVTLAWLLQLSPMTLPIPGTSRADHLADNLKAADLTLDAEAVAALDAVA; this is translated from the coding sequence GTGGCACAAGCGATCACGATCACAGACGTCGGCACGGTCAAGAGGCTCGGTTTCGGGGCGATGCGCATCACCGGCCCCGGAGTGTGGGGAGAGCCGGCCGACCCCGACGCGGCGCACGAGGTGCTGCGCAAGGCGGTCGAGTGGGGCGTCGACTTCATCGACACGGCCGATTCGTACGGCCCCGAGGTCAGCGAGCGGCTCATCGCCGAGACGCTGCACCCCTATCCTGCGGGCCTGCACATCGCGACCAAGGCCGGGCAGGTTCGGCCCGGTCCGCACAAGTGGGTGCCGGTCGGTCGGCCCGAGTACCTGCGCCAGCAGCTCGAGATGAGCCTGCGGCGGCTCAAACTCGACACGATCGACCTGTTCCAGCTGCACCGTGTCGACCCCAAGGTCGACAGCGCCGACCAGTTCGGAGAGCTGGCGAAGTTCCAGAGCGAAGGAAAGGTGCGTGCGATCGGCCTGTCGGCGGTGACCGTCGAGCAGATCGAAGAGGCGGGCCGCTACTTCACGGTCGCCAGCGTGCAGAATCGCTACAACAACGCCGACCGCGCCTCGCAAGAGGTGCTCGATTACTGCACGGCCCACGGCATCCCGTTCATCCCCTACGCCCCACTGGACTCGGGCAAGCTCTTCTCGAGCACCGGAGCGGTGGATGCCGTCGCCGCGCGGCTGGGTGTCAGCACCTCGCAGGTGACCCTGGCGTGGCTGCTGCAGCTCTCGCCGATGACGCTGCCGATCCCCGGCACCTCGCGCGCTGACCACCTCGCCGACAACCTCAAGGCCGCCGACCTCACGCTGGACGCGGAAGCGGTCGCCGCCCTCGACGCGGTCGCCTGA
- the pip gene encoding prolyl aminopeptidase, translating into MHPSIEPHAHGWIRRPGGAEIYWEQSGDPEGRPALYLHGGPGGGLGRGGYRRLFDPTAFRIVGIEQRGCGRSRPLVIDDLEHLDENTTSALIADIEAVREHLGIERWLVYGVSWGSTLALAYALAHPDRVTEVIVAAVTTTSREEVDWITETVGAVFPEAWEQFASVRRAGERVVEAYARLLRDPDPETRARAADGWDAWESTHVSLDPLHSATPSPTPLHEDAATRAVFATLVTHYWAHDGFLAGPDRILDRAGELAGIPGVLIHGRHDVSGPAVAAWRLHRAWPGSRLHIVESEGHGGPEMMALVAQAADDFAGER; encoded by the coding sequence GTGCATCCGTCGATCGAGCCCCACGCCCACGGGTGGATCCGCCGCCCCGGCGGCGCCGAGATCTATTGGGAGCAATCGGGCGATCCCGAGGGTCGCCCGGCGCTCTACCTGCACGGCGGTCCGGGCGGAGGTCTCGGCCGCGGGGGCTACCGCCGGCTGTTCGACCCGACGGCGTTCCGCATCGTCGGCATCGAGCAGCGCGGCTGCGGGCGTAGTCGCCCGCTGGTGATCGATGACCTCGAGCATCTCGACGAGAACACGACGAGCGCGCTGATCGCCGACATCGAGGCGGTGCGCGAGCACCTGGGCATCGAGCGCTGGCTGGTCTACGGCGTGTCGTGGGGGTCGACCCTGGCCCTCGCCTACGCGCTGGCCCATCCCGACCGGGTCACCGAGGTGATCGTGGCCGCGGTGACCACGACCAGTCGCGAAGAGGTCGACTGGATCACCGAGACCGTCGGGGCCGTCTTCCCCGAGGCGTGGGAGCAGTTTGCGTCTGTGCGCCGAGCCGGCGAGCGCGTCGTCGAGGCGTACGCGCGACTGCTGCGCGATCCCGACCCGGAGACGCGCGCCCGCGCTGCGGACGGGTGGGATGCCTGGGAGTCGACGCACGTGTCACTGGACCCTCTGCACTCTGCGACGCCGTCCCCCACGCCGCTGCACGAGGACGCCGCCACCCGCGCGGTGTTCGCCACGCTGGTCACCCACTACTGGGCGCACGACGGATTCCTCGCGGGCCCCGATCGGATCCTGGACCGCGCGGGCGAGCTCGCGGGCATCCCCGGGGTACTCATCCACGGCCGGCACGACGTGAGCGGGCCTGCGGTCGCCGCCTGGCGTCTGCACCGGGCGTGGCCCGGCAGCCGATTGCACATCGTCGAGTCCGAGGGCCACGGTGGCCCCGAGATGATGGCCCTGGTCGCGCAGGCGGCCGATGACTTCGCGGGAGAACGATGA
- a CDS encoding RDD family protein: protein MTAHRHPGKRLAAWVIDWCLILVWAGILAAVAVPFSLTGDLHALTTVWGNLLSAIVLVVPVTLAFAGLESSRHAATIGKRALHLRVTDSAGARIGFARALGRNALKIALPWLIGHSAVYEIVATSVQAQPPAWVWVLTAAAYLLPIAWIVSLFVGAGRTPYDRATGTAVRSISR, encoded by the coding sequence ATGACCGCGCATCGCCACCCTGGGAAGCGCCTGGCCGCCTGGGTGATCGATTGGTGCCTCATCCTCGTGTGGGCCGGCATCCTGGCTGCCGTAGCGGTGCCGTTCTCCCTGACCGGCGACCTGCACGCACTGACGACCGTGTGGGGCAATCTTCTCTCGGCGATCGTGCTCGTCGTGCCGGTCACGCTCGCTTTCGCCGGACTCGAGTCCAGTCGGCATGCGGCGACGATCGGCAAGCGGGCGCTTCACCTGCGGGTGACAGACAGCGCCGGCGCCCGCATCGGATTCGCGCGAGCCCTCGGCCGCAATGCGCTGAAGATCGCGCTGCCGTGGCTGATCGGCCACTCCGCGGTCTATGAGATCGTCGCCACCTCGGTCCAAGCGCAGCCGCCGGCGTGGGTCTGGGTGCTCACCGCGGCCGCGTACCTGCTGCCGATCGCCTGGATCGTGTCGCTGTTCGTCGGTGCAGGCCGCACGCCGTACGACCGCGCCACGGGCACCGCGGTGCGCTCGATCAGCCGATGA
- a CDS encoding family 1 encapsulin nanocompartment shell protein, whose protein sequence is MDNLHRALAPISEAAWDQIAEEADRTFRARIAGRRVVDVPDAAGPTLSAVGTGHVLPIDAPAAGVRAQRRQVLPLVELRVPFTVTRAAVDDVERGAEDSDWQPVKDAAEQLATAEDRIVFAGAAGMTGMGPAGSNEHVALPADVQDMPAAVAHALTALRIAGVAGPYALLLSSDLYTAATESVDHGYPVIGHLERIVGDGGSIVFAPALTGALLVTLRGGDYTLQLGQDVSIGYLSHDEESVTLYLQESLAFMVNTSEASVVIG, encoded by the coding sequence ATGGACAACCTGCATCGCGCACTCGCGCCGATCTCGGAGGCGGCTTGGGACCAGATCGCCGAAGAGGCGGACCGCACCTTCCGTGCACGCATCGCCGGGCGTCGGGTCGTGGATGTTCCGGATGCCGCGGGTCCGACGCTGTCGGCCGTGGGAACCGGGCACGTCTTGCCCATCGATGCGCCCGCAGCCGGGGTGCGGGCGCAGCGGCGCCAGGTGCTGCCGCTGGTGGAGCTGCGCGTGCCGTTCACGGTCACCCGTGCGGCCGTCGACGACGTGGAGCGGGGAGCGGAGGATTCGGACTGGCAGCCGGTGAAGGATGCCGCGGAGCAGCTGGCGACCGCGGAGGATCGGATCGTGTTCGCGGGTGCGGCCGGCATGACCGGCATGGGGCCGGCCGGCTCGAACGAGCACGTGGCCCTGCCCGCCGACGTGCAGGATATGCCGGCCGCCGTGGCCCACGCGCTGACGGCGCTGCGCATCGCCGGGGTCGCCGGCCCCTATGCGCTGCTGCTGTCCAGCGACCTGTACACAGCCGCGACCGAGTCGGTCGATCACGGCTACCCGGTGATCGGACACCTCGAGCGCATCGTCGGCGACGGCGGGAGCATCGTGTTCGCACCTGCCCTGACCGGGGCGCTGCTGGTGACGCTGCGCGGCGGCGACTACACGCTGCAGCTCGGTCAGGACGTCTCGATCGGGTACCTCTCGCACGACGAGGAGAGCGTGACGCTGTATCTGCAGGAGTCGCTGGCGTTCATGGTCAACACGTCCGAGGCGAGCGTCGTCATCGGCTGA